One region of Osmia lignaria lignaria isolate PbOS001 chromosome 7, iyOsmLign1, whole genome shotgun sequence genomic DNA includes:
- the lic gene encoding dual specificity mitogen-activated protein kinase kinase lic isoform X2 has translation MRHKQSGTIMAVKRITATVNTQEQKRLLMDLDISMRSSACEYTVQFYGALFREGDVWICMEVMDMSLDKFYTKVYKHGRAIPEDILGKIAFAVVSALHYLYSQLRVIHRDVKPSNILINRKGEVKICDFGISGYLVDSVAKTIDAGCKPYMAPERIDPSGNPSQYDIRSDVWSLGISLVELATGKFPYESWGTPFEQLKQVVKDEAPKLPAGKFSANFEEFINKCLMKDYTARPNYNQLLTLNFITEHAKRDTNVAEFVGEILDLPDVEQPA, from the exons ATGAGACACAAGCAAAGTGGTACTATTATGGCAGTTAAG AGAATAACTGCAACAGTCAATACACAAGAACAAAAGCGATTACTTATGGATTTAGATATTTCTATGCGGAGTTCAGCATGTGAGTATACAGTACAATTTTATGGAGCATTATTTAGAGAAGGAGATGTTTGGATATGTATGGAGGTAATGGATATGAGTCTggataaattttatacaaaagtgTATAAACACGGGCGTGCCATTCCTGAAGATATTTTAGGAAAAATTGCTTTTGCA GTAGTAAGCGCATTACATTATCTGTATTCACAGTTACGAGTGATCCATAGAGACGTAAAACCtagcaatattttaattaatcgtaAAGGGGAAGTAAAAATTTGCGATTTTGGTATATCCGGTTATCTCGTAGATTCTGTTGCTAAAACAATCGATGCCGGTTGTAAACCGTACATGGCT CCAGAAAGGATAGACCCGTCGGGTAACCCTTCACAGTACGACATCAGATCCGATGTTTGGTCATTAGGTATATCTCTCGTTGAATTAGCAACGGGAAAGTTTCCTTACGAGTCTTGGGGGACACCCTTTGAACAATTGAAACAGGTTGTAAAGGACGAAGCACCAAAGTTACCCGCTGGTAAATTTTCTGCTAACTTTgaagaatttattaataaatg TCTAATGAAAGATTATACTGCCCGTCCAAATTACAATCAATTATTGACGCTTAATTTTATCACGGAGCATGCTAAAAGGGATACAAATGTTGCTGAATTTGTCGGAGAGATTTTAGATCTACCGGATGTTGAACAGCCAGCGTAG
- the lic gene encoding dual specificity mitogen-activated protein kinase kinase lic isoform X1 translates to MALRRGRKNLKLQVSEEVPVPVTPPRNLDKRTTITIGDKTFVVEADDLETICILGRGAYGVVDKMRHKQSGTIMAVKRITATVNTQEQKRLLMDLDISMRSSACEYTVQFYGALFREGDVWICMEVMDMSLDKFYTKVYKHGRAIPEDILGKIAFAVVSALHYLYSQLRVIHRDVKPSNILINRKGEVKICDFGISGYLVDSVAKTIDAGCKPYMAPERIDPSGNPSQYDIRSDVWSLGISLVELATGKFPYESWGTPFEQLKQVVKDEAPKLPAGKFSANFEEFINKCLMKDYTARPNYNQLLTLNFITEHAKRDTNVAEFVGEILDLPDVEQPA, encoded by the exons ATGGCTCTACGCCGAGGAAGGAAAAACTTAAAGTTGCAGGTTTCCGAAGAGGTACCTGTGCCTGT CACTCCACCAAGAAATTTAGATAAAAGAACTACAATAACCATAGGAGACAAAACATTTGTAGTAGAAGCGGATGATTTAGAAACTATTTGCATTCTTGGAAGGGGTGCATATGGTGTTGTAGATAAAATGAGACACAAGCAAAGTGGTACTATTATGGCAGTTAAG AGAATAACTGCAACAGTCAATACACAAGAACAAAAGCGATTACTTATGGATTTAGATATTTCTATGCGGAGTTCAGCATGTGAGTATACAGTACAATTTTATGGAGCATTATTTAGAGAAGGAGATGTTTGGATATGTATGGAGGTAATGGATATGAGTCTggataaattttatacaaaagtgTATAAACACGGGCGTGCCATTCCTGAAGATATTTTAGGAAAAATTGCTTTTGCA GTAGTAAGCGCATTACATTATCTGTATTCACAGTTACGAGTGATCCATAGAGACGTAAAACCtagcaatattttaattaatcgtaAAGGGGAAGTAAAAATTTGCGATTTTGGTATATCCGGTTATCTCGTAGATTCTGTTGCTAAAACAATCGATGCCGGTTGTAAACCGTACATGGCT CCAGAAAGGATAGACCCGTCGGGTAACCCTTCACAGTACGACATCAGATCCGATGTTTGGTCATTAGGTATATCTCTCGTTGAATTAGCAACGGGAAAGTTTCCTTACGAGTCTTGGGGGACACCCTTTGAACAATTGAAACAGGTTGTAAAGGACGAAGCACCAAAGTTACCCGCTGGTAAATTTTCTGCTAACTTTgaagaatttattaataaatg TCTAATGAAAGATTATACTGCCCGTCCAAATTACAATCAATTATTGACGCTTAATTTTATCACGGAGCATGCTAAAAGGGATACAAATGTTGCTGAATTTGTCGGAGAGATTTTAGATCTACCGGATGTTGAACAGCCAGCGTAG
- the Uqcc1 gene encoding ubiquinol-cytochrome c reductase complex assembly factor 1, which translates to MYIKVTNRMHCFRMLCSKTTLLSATLKYITDYQPVINYGTFPIRRQFRQYSENVHVKDVATAKRLPNPGIFKRFLLRFALYKRKYQLMALGYHLYNDLAERINYSVFFKDFNMPDTFYSWFLITELHVWMLMVRFMAEGAYGKVVRNNIVDAMWTDVMVRVNKLGHIAANVKRKQIIEISEQFNAALIGYDEGIMSDDKVLAGALWRRYFCSECNDPEQLEKLLVYVRKQISLLDQIPSEEILTQSKIQWIDLRNTR; encoded by the exons atgtatataaaagtaACAAACAGGATGCATTGCTTCAGAATGTTATGTTCCAAAACG ACACTATTGTCTGCAACACTGAAATATATCACCGACTATCAGCCTGTAATTAATTATGGCACCTTTCCAATAAGAAGACAGTTTCGTCAATATAGTGAAAATGTTCATGTAAAGGATGTAGCTACAGCAAAAAGACTACCCAACCCTGGGATATTTAAGAGGTTTCTGTTACGCTTTGCATTATATAAAAGGAAGTAT caATTAATGGCATTAGGTTATCATTTATATAATGATCTAGCTGAAAGAATCAATTATTCAGTATTTTTCAAAg ATTTTAATATGCCAGATACTTTCTATTCCTGGTTTTTGATCACAGAATTACATGTTTGGATGTTAATGGTTCGTTTTATGGCTGAAGGTGCTTATGGTAAAGTAGTTAGAAATAATATTGTTGATGCTATGTGGACTGATGTCATGGTCAGAGTAAATAAGCTTGGT cacaTTGCTGCAAATGTAAAAAGGAAACAGATAATAGAAATATCAGAACAGTTTAATGCTGCTTTGATTGGTTATGATGAAGGAATTATGTCAGATGACAAAGTATTAGCTGGTGCACTATGGAGAAGATACTTCTGTTCAGAATGCAATGATCCAGAGCAGCTTGAGAAACTCTTAGTTTACGTAAGAAAACAG atAAGTTTACTAGACCAGATTCCGTCAGAGGAAATTTTAACACAATCAAAAATACAATGGATAGATTTAAGAAACACCAGATGA
- the MTPAP gene encoding mitochondrial poly(A) polymerase, translating to MALAHRINVNICPLLNTFYCKCVTKTTRFVSQLPGSKMGSAVFPGNQTFSEMIAYRRDQAHRSIIVKVQSFNIAPKLYHFCSSYGRILNAFPYTTLDNQRFILIEFAQSDNIQELRNCTNKSTSNAETVCTVSPLFIYTRAAGSDYNNTYLSNEVATYPKCFLTTPSKIANKLKPLKTVSEQMVCLYDVLKISELDVRLRFYTAEQLTYYLSRLFMNLYVVPFGSSVNGFGQKGCDLDLVCRSFNLSKPGQKPKSFHFLTQTVTFSDKLKQREFLETVSVLMKTCIPGIRSIRSILEARVPIIKFTNYNTNVQCDLSSTNTIALCMSEMLYTYGELDSRVRPLVCTVRKWAKVQQITRDNPGHWITNFSLTLLVIFYLQIKNILPPLNNLLSYTSKEVKHVDTSWAKKFSSSNDESLDKLLYGFFKYYSEFDFKVQAICVREGKIKEKKENSPIYIYNPFERSLNVSKNINQLELVRLLHQFQSALYTFITTDESEIILSLLNYVTNNSPSNVDRNIVLKEQSELLNEELLSTNNSEKMKEIIK from the exons ATGGCGCTTGCCCATCGTATTAATGTAAATATTTGCCCTTTGTTAAACACATTTTATTGTAAATGTGTAACAAAAACAACGAGATTTGTATCACAATTACCTGGTTCAAAAATGGGATCGGCAGTCTTTCCTG GTAATCAAACGTTCAGTGAGATGATTGCATACAGACGTGATCAAGCGCACAGGAGCATTATAGTAAAAGTGCAGTCGTTTAATATTGCTCCTAAGCTTTACCACTTTTGTTCAAGTTATGGAAGGATTTTAAATGCATTTCCTTACACTACCCTAGATAATCAG cgttttattttaatagaatttgCCCAGAGTGATAATATACAAGAACTTAGGAATTGTACAAATAAATCTACAAGCAATGCTGAAACTGTTTGTACAGTATCACCATTGTTTATATACACTCGTGCAGCAGGTTCTGATTATAATAATACGTACTTGTCGAACGAAGTTGCTACCTACCCTAAATGTTTCCTTACAACACCGTCAAAAATTGCCAACAAGCTGAAACCACTGAAAACT gtGTCAGAACAAATGGTCTGCCTTTATGAtgtattgaaaatttcagagtTAGATGTTAGATTGAGATTTTATACCGCCGAACAACTGACGTATTATTTGTCTagattatttatgaatttatatGTCGTGCCGTTTGGCTCGTCTGTGAATGGTTTTGGTCAGAAAGGATGTGATCTTGATTTAGTATGTAGATCATTTAATCTTTCTAAACCTGGACAA AAAccaaaatcatttcattttctcaCACAAACTGTGACCTTTAGTGATAAACTGAAGCAACGAGAATTCTTAGAAACAGTGTCTGTATTGATGAAAACATGTATTCCTGGTATTAGGAGCATCAGAAGCATTCTTGAAGCTCGGGTTCCAATAATTAAATTCACTAACTACAATACAAACGTACAATGTGACCTTAGTAGTACCAACAC GATCGCGTTGTGTATGTCTGAAATGTTATATACTTACGGAGAGTTGGATAGTCGTGTTAGACCGCTTGTTTGTACTGTTCGTAAATGGGCGAAAGTTCAACAAATAACAAGGGATAATCCAGGTCATTGGATTACAAATTTCTCTCTTACTCTtttagtaatattttatttgcagATAAAGAATATATTGCCTCCTTTAAACAATTTACTCTCTTATACAA GTAAAGAGGTAAAACATGTTGATACTTCTTGGGCGAAGAAATTTTCATCCAGCAATGACGAAAGTCTGGACAAACTTTTGTATGGATTCTTTAAGTATTACAGCGAGTTTGATTTTAAAGTGCAAGCAATTTGTGTTCGGGAAGGAAAAATcaaagagaaaaaggagaattctccaatttatatttataatcctTTTGAAAGATCATTAAACgttagcaaaaatattaatcaacTTGAATTAGTACGTCTATTACATCAATTTCAAAGTGCATTATATACATTTATAACAACTGACGAAAGTGAAATTATTTTGAGCTTACTGAATTACGTGACAAATAACTCACCGTCGAATGTTGATagaaatattgtattaaaagaACAATCTGAATTATTGAACGAAGAGCTTTTAAGTACAAATAATTCCGAAAAGATGaaggaaattataaaataa
- the LOC117609557 gene encoding sphingomyelin phosphodiesterase 1, whose product MWFNCIVFCVLLLTVNGINQKIEDINASLFGNEIEIWAKENLETEAFKEMIDLLKIPTELQNSDWRTFKADKGAAICTTCTSIVGTFMEFRRQGMSEEKIKKKVTTLCVLLNIQKKRVCEGAIALNLPIILYIVDSRPNLTADTICGVVLESKSCPLNDPQFDWTININNDSRTAIADNYTTNKLKILQLTDIHYDPLYEPNSNAKCGEPVCCRKGRNETNKNSLAGFWGDYEPCDTPWHAVVDALTHINDTHKDIDYIYFTGDIIDHGIWETSKEGNIESLKKIYNKIQAIFKNIPIYPIFGNHEPHPVNQFAPEYITEDHLTTNWVYELLADLWINYKWLPESARSTILQGGYYTFTPKKGFRIIALNSNICYSYNWWLLYDPKYPANQLQWLADTLLNAEKNGEFVHILSHIPANSNSCLNSWKREYVKIIYRFSHLIKAEFNGHTHNDELVVFYNSDTMYKNVAWNGGSITTYSRLNPNYKVYTVDGGNYAVIDYHNWIYDLNSANKYTDIRPNWYESYSFKKEYGLLDLSATSLSNWLFSATKNETLLNKYYRNFFKQAEPSIQAGCDLNCKKQYLCKIIVAAESVGPCV is encoded by the exons ATGTGGTTTAATTGTATTGTATTTTGCGTGTTACTGTTGACGGTCAATGGCATTAATCAAAAGATAGAAG ACATAAATGCATCGTTATTTGGAAATGAAATCGAAATATGGGCAAAAGAGAATCTGGAAACGGAGGCGTTCAAGGAGATgatagatttattaaaaattcctacGGAACTTCAAAACTCCGATTGGAGAACTTTCAAAGCAGACAAGGGTGCTGCAATTTGTACAACATGTACAAGTATAGTGGGAACATTTATGGAATTTCGACGACAAGGCATGTCTGAAGaaaagattaaaaagaaagTGACTACATTATGCGTGTTACTGAATATTCAAAAGAAAAGAGTTTGCGAAGGAGCCATCGCGCTAAATTTG CCCATTATTTTGTACATAGTGGATTCTAGACCAAATTTGACGGCTGATACGATTTGTGGTGTTGTCTTAGAATCAAAATCTTGTCCTTTAAACGATCCCCAATTTGACTGGACCATTAATATAAATAACGATTCTCGCACAGCAATTGCCGATAATTATAcaacgaataaattaaaaattttgcaactAACGGACATTCATTATGATCCTCTTTATGAACCAAATAGTAATGCAAAATGTGGAGAACCAGTTTGCTGTAGGAAAGGTCGAAATGAAACTAATAAGAATTCATTAGCTGGATTTTGGGGAGATTATGAACCCTGTGACACCCCTTGGCATGCCGTTGTCGATGCTTTGACTCATATTAATGATACTCATAAG GATAtagattatatatattttactggTGATATAATAGACCATGGAATATGGGAGACTTCAAAAGAAGGAAATATAGAAAGTCTGAAAAAAATCTATAACAAAATTCAAgctatttttaaaaacattccGATCTATCCAATTTTTGGAAACCACGAACCACATCCTGTAAATCA ATTTGCACCAGAATATATCACAGAAGATCATTTAACTACAAATTGGGTGTATGAATTATTGGCAGATTTATGGATTAATTATAAATGGTTACCAGAATCTGCGCGATCTACTATCCTTCAAGGAGGATATTATACCTTCACCCCTAAAAAGGGATTCAGGATTATAGCCTTAAATAGTAATATATGCTACTCTTATAATTG GTGGCTTTTGTATGATCCAAAATACCCTGCCAATCAATTGCAATGGCTTGCAGACACTCTTCTTAATGCAGAGAAAAACGGAGAATTCGTACACATTTTATCTCATATCCCTGCTAACAGCAACAGTTGTTTAAATTCATGGAAACGGgaatatgtaaaaataatttatagattttcTCATTTAATTAAGGCTGAATTTAATGGACATACTCATAACGACGAACTAGTAGTATTTTATAATTCCGATACTATGTACAAAAATGTTGCCTGGAATGGTGGTAGTATTACCACTTATTCAAGATTGAACCCAAATTATAAAGTTTACACAGTAGATGGTGGCAATTAT GCAGTAATTGATTACCACAACTGGATATATGATCTCAATTCGGCTAATAAGTATACTGATATAAGACCGAATTGGTATGAATCATATTCTTTCAAAAAGGAATATGGCCTTCTTGATTTATCTGCTACATCTCTAAGTAATTGGCTTTTTTCAGCAACAAAAAATGAAACACTTTTAAACAAGTATTACAG aaactttttcaaacaAGCGGAACCGTCAATACAAGCAGGCTGTGActtaaattgtaagaaacaatatttatgtaaaataattgtAGCCGCTGAAAGTGTAGGGCCCTGCGTTTAA